TTATATCCATGCAGAGAGAACTTGACGGTAAGGCCTGTTCCGGTTCAATAGCCGGTAGAAGAAGCTTCACTCCCGCATTTTTCATGGCGGAGCTTGAGAGTACCCTGGAATCACTGTTTTTCCGGCTTCTTGAAGTTCCAATGGAAGAACTCCTCGCGCTTCAGAATGAGATGCGGAATTTGTGCAGTATGATATCAGAATCAGCGGTTTTTGTTCATAGAGATTTCCACAGTGCGAATCTCATGATTCACAAAGACCGGTTAACCATAGTTGACTGGCAGGATGCAAGGTTTGGCCCACCTGCATACGATGTTGTCAGCCTTATAAGAGACAGTTACAGAGACGCAGGATTCTCCTGGGAGGACAGAGCCAGGAAATTTGTCGTTGCGAAGGGTGACATGAACATGTTCCAGATTGCCCTGACCGCATGTCAGCGGAGCCTGAAGGCTATAGGCACTTTCAGTTTCCAGTACAGAAAAACAGGTGATACAAGATTTCTGGGATACA
This portion of the Candidatus Aegiribacteria sp. genome encodes:
- a CDS encoding phosphotransferase, whose protein sequence is MKTMSPEVASWLRNRTDNSVTVKRLHGDVSGRLFWRVFSAGETLILMDSGKYPIWPWLDIHELLSDHGFNVPSIMECDTKKGWVLQEDLGNLRLLDVDDDKYMEYLDEAISIIISMQRELDGKACSGSIAGRRSFTPAFFMAELESTLESLFFRLLEVPMEELLALQNEMRNLCSMISESAVFVHRDFHSANLMIHKDRLTIVDWQDARFGPPAYDVVSLIRDSYRDAGFSWEDRARKFVVAKGDMNMFQIALTACQRSLKAIGTFSFQYRKTGDTRFLGYIPRTFRYLADYSRICPQLDNLVDRTYNILEEYHGEIDLRDFRYSNIPGVRESENEH